A single genomic interval of Prionailurus viverrinus isolate Anna chromosome A2, UM_Priviv_1.0, whole genome shotgun sequence harbors:
- the FAM237B gene encoding protein FAM237B isoform X2 — MHLKLGTHVSGPENMGFATRGRFYLPLGCMMLINLINADFEFQKGVLASISPGITEDIDFQCWNSCSLTLIDLKELKIQHNVDAFWNFMLFLQKSQRPRHYNVFLSIAQDFWDMYIDCLLSRSHGMGRRQVMPPKYNFPQNRR; from the coding sequence aatATGGGTTTTGCCACAAGAGGACGGTTCTACCTACCACTGGGCTGCATGATGCTGATCAATCTGATTAATGCTGACTTTGAATTTCAAAAGGGGGTGCTTGCCAGTATCAGCCCAGGCATCACAGAAGATATTGATTTCCAATGCTGGAATTCTTGCTCTTTGACATTGATAGATCTCAAGGAACTCAAGATACAGCACAATGTGGACGCTTTCTGGAATTTCATGTTGTTTTTGCAAAAATCCCAGCGGCCTAGACATTATAATGTCTTCTTAAGCATAGCTCAGGATTTCTGGGACATGTATATAGACTGCTTGCTCTCACGATCTCAtggaatgggcagaagacaggtgATGCCTCCCAAGTATAATTTTCCGCAGAACAGGAGGTAA